A section of the Synergistaceae bacterium genome encodes:
- a CDS encoding HAD family phosphatase: MSEDGVTPVIEGSDVMEIKRVPVEAVLFDMDGLMFDTEALNMRAWIEAGELHGFTITEEQIQKHIGLDVPNTKKVMQKQLGSSFDFDRVRKDRVAWALSCIEKNGTPVKEGLRELLAFLKEKKIKRAVASSTEENIVVFYVKNAGLIPTPGADFDVFVCGDRVKSGKPAPDIFLLAAGELGVPPEKCLVLEDSYNGIRAARSAGMRSVMIPDLLPSTPDMEKLFFRKCGTLLEVIPLIRELNGGMA, translated from the coding sequence TTGAGTGAAGATGGAGTGACGCCGGTCATCGAAGGCAGCGACGTAATGGAAATAAAACGCGTTCCGGTGGAAGCGGTGCTGTTCGACATGGACGGGCTGATGTTCGACACCGAAGCCCTCAACATGCGCGCCTGGATCGAGGCGGGGGAGCTGCACGGATTCACCATCACGGAGGAACAGATTCAAAAGCACATCGGGCTGGACGTGCCGAATACGAAAAAAGTGATGCAGAAGCAGCTGGGGTCCTCCTTCGACTTCGATCGGGTGCGGAAGGACCGCGTCGCTTGGGCTTTGTCCTGCATCGAAAAAAACGGAACCCCCGTAAAGGAAGGGCTGCGTGAACTTCTGGCCTTTCTGAAGGAAAAGAAAATTAAAAGAGCTGTGGCTTCCTCCACAGAGGAGAATATTGTCGTTTTTTACGTCAAAAACGCCGGTCTGATCCCGACTCCCGGCGCGGATTTTGACGTTTTTGTCTGCGGCGACCGGGTTAAATCGGGCAAGCCGGCTCCGGATATTTTTCTTCTGGCGGCCGGAGAGCTGGGAGTGCCGCCGGAAAAGTGTCTTGTGCTGGAAGATTCGTATAACGGCATCCGGGCGGCTCGCTCCGCGGGAATGCGCTCCGTCATGATTCCGGACCTTCTGCCCTCCACGCCCGATATGGAAAAACTCTTTTTTCGAAAATGCGGAACTTTGCTTGAGGTCATCCCCCTGATTCGGGAGCTCAACGGGGGAATGGCTTAA
- a CDS encoding 4-vinyl reductase, translated as MEKETEERKYKFTWDLLGDLEIGRPNLGNVTRVEVYRLMQFTLRDVIESTYGAEEADRIFYAAGKMAGTAVYEHLLKGTDDFREFVKKLQLVLRDLRIGVLRIESVSSGAEKLVLTVEEDLDCSGLPEMDYEICVYDEGFICGILENFTGKPYSVKEIDCWCTGDRTCRFSAEKLYTAQD; from the coding sequence ATGGAAAAAGAAACGGAAGAAAGAAAATATAAATTTACGTGGGATCTCCTGGGAGATCTGGAGATAGGCCGGCCCAACCTGGGGAATGTGACCAGGGTTGAAGTGTATCGTCTCATGCAGTTTACGCTGAGGGACGTCATCGAATCCACCTACGGAGCGGAAGAGGCGGATCGCATTTTTTACGCGGCGGGCAAAATGGCGGGGACGGCCGTCTACGAGCACCTCCTCAAGGGAACCGACGACTTCAGAGAATTCGTCAAAAAACTTCAACTCGTTCTTCGGGACCTGCGAATCGGGGTCCTGCGAATAGAGTCCGTATCCAGCGGCGCGGAAAAACTGGTTTTGACCGTGGAGGAGGACCTGGACTGCTCCGGCCTTCCCGAAATGGACTACGAAATTTGCGTTTACGACGAGGGATTTATTTGCGGCATTCTTGAGAATTTTACGGGGAAACCTTACAGCGTCAAGGAAATCGACTGCTGGTGCACAGGGGACCGAACCTGCCGTTTCAGTGCCGAAAAACTCTACACGGCGCAGGATTAG
- a CDS encoding diguanylate cyclase has protein sequence MRKVRKYREEKTPIESPEKKAEAAPDEKTGVPFSPEEYQALLEYVYSLLQEPALPSAPPVLQRSRVTQEIEKVLIDVRNGLLKASRGDFTYSISVRGFVGGALKSLQAHLNHMAWLTRCVAEGDLDQRMDFMGEIADSFNSMTEQLATTLGELKKRQTSLEHLTEKLRQEIGIRREAERRLSSEEERWHLAVQCSRDGIWDVNLETGDPPYYSPRLEELTGLKPDNVPSIADWEKFCHPEDVEARTLFRHILSGEGIPHSFSIDHRLRNEKGDYRWFMTRGMMVVNPTTHRPSRLIGVTADIQERKEREEFYSHRATHDVLTELPNRSFFDARLKTGIELVRRDGMTLVVIMADLDNFKQVNDTMGHHAGDLLLIEIANRLQKSMRGSDLVARLGGDEFALLLFFHKSEERSLSGILERTMQMIQKPIWLGYRQFVVTMSMGVCACPDGGDDAATLLKHADEALYCAKAHGRNACAFWSSSGDHRVEKYTRHYANGSTDRRRKAGSGME, from the coding sequence GTGAGAAAAGTCAGGAAATATCGCGAAGAGAAAACGCCCATAGAGTCCCCGGAGAAGAAGGCAGAGGCGGCGCCGGACGAAAAAACCGGAGTCCCCTTCTCCCCGGAGGAGTATCAGGCGCTTCTGGAGTACGTGTACTCCCTGCTTCAGGAACCCGCTCTCCCTTCCGCGCCTCCCGTGCTTCAGCGCAGCCGCGTGACTCAGGAGATCGAAAAAGTCCTGATCGACGTGCGCAACGGGCTTTTGAAGGCCAGCCGGGGGGATTTCACCTACTCTATTTCCGTGAGGGGCTTTGTGGGGGGCGCGCTGAAGTCCCTGCAGGCTCACCTCAACCACATGGCCTGGCTGACGCGCTGCGTGGCGGAAGGAGATCTCGACCAGCGGATGGACTTCATGGGAGAGATCGCCGATTCCTTCAACTCCATGACGGAACAGCTCGCCACCACACTGGGAGAACTGAAGAAGCGGCAGACGAGCCTTGAACACCTCACCGAAAAACTGCGTCAGGAGATCGGCATCCGCAGAGAGGCGGAGCGCCGCCTCAGCAGCGAGGAGGAGCGCTGGCACCTGGCCGTGCAGTGCAGCCGTGACGGAATCTGGGACGTGAACCTGGAAACGGGGGATCCGCCCTATTATTCGCCGCGACTGGAGGAACTGACGGGGCTGAAGCCGGACAACGTCCCCAGCATCGCCGACTGGGAAAAGTTTTGCCATCCCGAGGACGTGGAGGCCCGAACCCTGTTCCGCCACATCCTTTCAGGGGAAGGGATTCCCCACTCGTTTTCCATCGATCACCGTCTGCGAAACGAAAAGGGCGACTACCGCTGGTTCATGACCCGGGGCATGATGGTGGTGAACCCGACCACCCACCGCCCGTCGCGCCTTATCGGAGTCACGGCCGACATTCAGGAGCGAAAGGAGCGGGAGGAGTTTTACAGCCACCGGGCCACCCACGACGTCCTGACGGAGCTTCCCAACCGCTCTTTCTTCGACGCGCGCCTCAAAACGGGCATCGAGCTGGTTCGACGGGACGGCATGACCCTGGTGGTGATCATGGCGGACCTGGACAACTTCAAGCAGGTCAACGACACCATGGGACACCACGCCGGCGACCTTCTGCTCATCGAAATCGCCAACCGCCTGCAAAAAAGCATGAGAGGCAGTGACCTGGTGGCCCGTCTTGGAGGAGATGAATTTGCCCTGCTGCTGTTTTTCCACAAAAGCGAGGAGCGCAGCCTCTCCGGAATTCTGGAGCGCACCATGCAGATGATCCAGAAACCCATCTGGCTGGGCTATCGACAGTTTGTCGTCACCATGTCCATGGGGGTCTGCGCCTGCCCCGATGGAGGCGACGACGCGGCGACCCTCCTGAAGCACGCGGACGAGGCGCTTTATTGCGCTAAAGCCCACGGCCGCAACGCCTGCGCCTTCTGGAGCTCCTCCGGGGACCACAGGGTCGAGAAATACACCCGCCACTACGCCAACGGCTCCACCGACCGACGACGCAAAGCCGGCTCCGGCATGGAATGA
- a CDS encoding response regulator: protein MSARQKLSLTIVFLVSVMSFSALGFGWFFAEEYVLQTLGKDMALLCEVVDRLISCRADLFLEQLDRVSKALDAVQEVDISAVLREKGRQQPCWLAMSYVGRDGRERCSDPPDSASGGYFGSRTVQLALWGQKAFSTLEKDASGRLVFRIAVPARDGALVATLPAEVFSDLISRLTVWDTGHIFIVDNSGTLIASSRPKAMENQRNFFIMARTRPEWKAAAELFSKMVQGARGVGRYKYLDGVDRLFAYAPLGNLMGGWSVGVYSSLVVGPLLLIRRGFLTAAVLLVVFGLPLELSVARLIGRAFEQIRRQNIHLAELREAAENASSAKTDFLSNMSHEMRTPLNAIIGLSELAIGSETTASEKDSSLQKIYRSGQVLLGIVNDILDISKVASGRFELNPITYDIPSLINDCVMLNVMRISSKPIRFTLDLDRRMPLNLFGDELRVRQIFSNLLSNAFKYTERGSVKWSLSCERDGKDVWMTGSVTDTGIGIRPEDIDRIFLNYTQLDTKRNRKIEGTGLGLSIAKHLVEMMGGSITLKSEYGKGTTFTVRLRQQFVSDTIIDENIINSLMSFDYFDTRRTRNSNLKRRRLPHIRVLVVDDVETNLDVARGMLKPYGVQTDCLTSGRQAIEAIRSGEVHYDVIFMDHMMPVMDGIETVRRIRALKTEYAASIPIIALTANAILGNEQMFLSNGFQAFLSKPIDVMCLDRIIRRWAPQKPEELASLSEKPEAESSEEEPPENEKGDGPGLFSGWKIEGLDIEKGLVRFGGDEEICLDVFRAWVTTTPLLLEQLRDYNAWNDPTRDREKDWGKLEAYTIAVHGLKGSCYSMEAIPLGKQAEALERAGKTGDLEFIRRHNSEFLAAVEKLVKELTLKIEETDRLRQKPKKDRPDKALLTELLEACERFSMDGVDGLVSQLERAEYESGSDLVLWLRRQADMAAFGEMRERLVQELQTWKMEERGGGETPENDRNKN from the coding sequence GTGTCGGCGCGACAAAAACTGAGTCTCACCATTGTCTTTCTGGTGTCGGTGATGAGTTTTTCCGCTTTGGGGTTCGGATGGTTTTTTGCGGAAGAATACGTTTTGCAGACCCTGGGAAAAGACATGGCGCTTCTCTGCGAAGTGGTGGACCGGCTGATTTCCTGCAGGGCCGATCTTTTTCTGGAGCAGCTGGACAGGGTTTCCAAAGCCCTCGACGCCGTTCAGGAGGTGGATATTTCTGCCGTCCTGCGCGAAAAAGGCCGTCAGCAGCCCTGCTGGCTGGCGATGTCGTATGTGGGAAGGGACGGGCGGGAGAGGTGCTCTGATCCTCCGGACTCCGCTTCCGGCGGGTATTTTGGGAGCAGAACCGTCCAACTGGCGCTCTGGGGGCAGAAAGCTTTTTCCACCCTGGAAAAGGACGCCTCCGGCAGGCTGGTCTTTCGAATCGCCGTTCCCGCCCGAGACGGCGCTCTGGTCGCCACCCTTCCCGCGGAGGTCTTCAGCGATCTCATTTCGCGTCTGACCGTCTGGGATACGGGACATATTTTCATAGTGGACAACAGCGGCACCCTCATTGCCAGCAGCCGGCCGAAGGCGATGGAGAATCAGCGGAACTTCTTCATCATGGCCCGAACCCGACCCGAATGGAAGGCCGCCGCCGAGCTTTTTTCAAAGATGGTTCAGGGGGCCAGAGGCGTGGGCCGGTACAAGTATCTGGACGGAGTCGACAGGCTCTTTGCCTACGCCCCTCTGGGCAATTTGATGGGCGGATGGTCCGTGGGGGTTTACTCCTCTCTGGTGGTGGGCCCGCTTCTGCTGATCCGGAGAGGATTTCTCACCGCCGCCGTGCTGTTGGTGGTGTTCGGTCTGCCTCTGGAACTCAGCGTGGCCAGGCTCATCGGGAGGGCCTTCGAACAGATACGGAGACAAAACATCCACCTCGCGGAGCTTCGGGAGGCGGCGGAAAACGCCTCCAGCGCCAAGACCGATTTTCTCTCCAACATGAGCCACGAAATGCGCACGCCTCTGAACGCCATTATCGGGTTGAGCGAACTGGCCATTGGCTCCGAAACCACCGCCTCGGAGAAAGACTCGTCTCTGCAGAAAATCTACCGCTCCGGACAGGTGCTGCTGGGTATCGTCAACGACATTCTGGACATTTCGAAGGTGGCATCCGGCAGGTTCGAGCTGAACCCCATCACCTACGACATTCCCAGTCTCATCAACGACTGCGTGATGCTGAACGTCATGCGCATCAGCAGCAAGCCCATCCGGTTTACTCTGGACCTCGACCGGCGCATGCCCCTGAATCTCTTTGGGGACGAGCTGAGAGTCCGGCAGATTTTCAGCAACCTCCTTTCCAACGCCTTCAAGTACACGGAGCGGGGCAGCGTGAAGTGGTCGCTTTCCTGCGAACGGGACGGAAAGGACGTGTGGATGACCGGCAGCGTGACGGACACCGGCATCGGCATTCGCCCGGAGGATATCGACAGAATTTTTCTCAATTACACCCAGCTGGACACGAAGCGCAACCGGAAAATCGAGGGAACCGGTCTGGGGCTCTCCATCGCAAAACATCTGGTGGAAATGATGGGAGGGTCGATCACTCTGAAAAGCGAGTATGGAAAGGGGACGACGTTTACGGTTCGACTCCGTCAGCAATTCGTCTCTGACACAATCATTGACGAGAACATTATAAACAGTCTTATGAGCTTCGATTATTTCGACACCCGACGCACCCGAAACTCGAATCTGAAACGGAGGCGTCTTCCTCACATTCGGGTTCTGGTTGTGGACGACGTCGAGACAAATCTCGACGTGGCCCGGGGGATGCTGAAGCCCTACGGGGTGCAGACGGACTGCCTCACCAGCGGCCGGCAGGCCATTGAGGCGATTCGCAGCGGAGAAGTTCACTACGACGTCATTTTCATGGATCACATGATGCCGGTCATGGACGGCATCGAGACGGTACGCCGCATTCGTGCCCTGAAAACGGAGTACGCCGCTTCTATTCCCATCATTGCCCTGACCGCCAACGCGATCCTCGGAAACGAACAGATGTTTCTCAGCAACGGCTTTCAGGCGTTTCTTTCAAAGCCCATCGACGTCATGTGTCTGGACAGGATCATCCGCCGGTGGGCGCCCCAAAAGCCCGAGGAGCTCGCGTCCCTCTCCGAAAAACCGGAGGCGGAATCGTCAGAGGAGGAACCGCCGGAAAACGAAAAAGGCGACGGGCCGGGGCTGTTCTCCGGGTGGAAGATCGAGGGGCTTGACATTGAAAAGGGGCTCGTTCGTTTCGGCGGAGACGAGGAGATCTGCCTCGACGTTTTTCGGGCCTGGGTCACGACCACGCCGCTTCTGCTGGAGCAGCTCCGCGATTATAACGCCTGGAACGACCCCACCCGCGACAGAGAGAAAGACTGGGGAAAACTGGAAGCCTACACCATTGCTGTTCACGGGCTCAAAGGCAGCTGTTACAGCATGGAGGCGATCCCTCTGGGGAAACAGGCGGAGGCGCTGGAGCGGGCGGGAAAGACCGGCGATCTCGAATTTATTCGCCGGCACAACAGCGAGTTTCTCGCCGCCGTGGAAAAGCTGGTGAAAGAACTGACCCTGAAAATCGAGGAAACGGACCGTTTGCGCCAGAAACCCAAAAAAGACAGACCCGACAAAGCCCTGCTGACCGAACTGCTGGAAGCCTGCGAAAGGTTCAGCATGGACGGCGTGGACGGTCTTGTGAGTCAGCTGGAAAGAGCGGAATACGAGTCCGGGTCGGATCTCGTCCTCTGGCTCAGACGGCAGGCCGACATGGCGGCCTTCGGTGAAATGCGGGAAAGGCTCGTCCAGGAACTTCAAACCTGGAAAATGGAGGAGCGCGGAGGCGGAGAAACTCCGGAAAACGACAGAAATAAAAATTGA
- a CDS encoding response regulator: protein MKIEDAKPTREETFGCCMKKRRKIILVDDNRATLLTARNMLKNVCEVYPLPSAAKMFELLENVIPDLILLDVNMPEMNGYEAIKRLKKDPRWSAVPVIFLTAQNDDDSELEGLSLGAIDYVSKPFCAPLLLRRIENHLLIASQQRDLKNYSDNLARMVQQKTRQVFTLQNAILGAVSEMVESRDVVTGGHVARTQQYLALMVDEMIREGLYMNETADWNLDFLLPSAQLHDVGKIAISDAILNKPARLTPQEFEEMKRHTTIGVKMIEKIENQIHQDDFLRHAKTFAGTHHEKWNGTGYPMGLKGLDIPLEGRLLAIVDVYDALISLRPYKPPRSPEEAGRIIEEGDGTHFDPALLNIFRRVKPQIADIALQDSSVL from the coding sequence ATGAAAATCGAAGACGCGAAGCCGACGCGTGAAGAAACCTTCGGCTGCTGCATGAAGAAACGACGCAAAATTATCCTTGTGGACGACAACAGGGCGACGCTCCTTACCGCAAGAAATATGCTGAAAAATGTGTGCGAGGTTTACCCTTTGCCTTCCGCCGCGAAAATGTTTGAGCTTCTCGAAAATGTCATTCCGGACCTCATTCTTTTGGACGTCAACATGCCCGAAATGAACGGCTATGAAGCGATAAAACGATTGAAGAAGGACCCGCGCTGGAGTGCCGTTCCGGTCATTTTCCTCACGGCTCAGAACGACGACGACAGCGAGCTGGAGGGGTTGAGCCTCGGCGCGATCGACTACGTGTCCAAGCCCTTCTGCGCCCCTCTTCTGCTGCGGAGAATCGAAAATCACCTTCTGATCGCCTCCCAGCAGCGGGATTTAAAAAATTACAGCGACAATCTCGCAAGAATGGTTCAGCAGAAGACCCGGCAGGTTTTCACCCTGCAGAACGCGATTCTCGGGGCCGTGTCCGAGATGGTGGAAAGTCGGGATGTGGTGACCGGAGGACACGTTGCCCGCACGCAGCAGTATCTCGCCCTCATGGTGGACGAGATGATACGGGAAGGCCTTTACATGAACGAAACGGCCGACTGGAATCTGGATTTTCTTCTGCCCTCGGCGCAACTCCACGACGTGGGGAAAATCGCCATCAGCGACGCTATTTTGAATAAACCGGCCCGGCTGACACCGCAGGAATTTGAGGAGATGAAACGTCACACCACCATAGGCGTCAAAATGATCGAGAAAATCGAAAATCAAATTCACCAGGACGACTTTCTGCGCCACGCGAAGACCTTTGCCGGAACGCACCATGAAAAATGGAACGGTACCGGATACCCCATGGGGCTGAAAGGCTTGGACATCCCGCTGGAGGGACGTCTGCTGGCCATTGTCGACGTTTATGACGCGCTGATCTCCCTGCGTCCCTACAAGCCGCCCCGCAGTCCGGAGGAGGCCGGACGCATCATCGAAGAAGGCGACGGAACCCATTTCGACCCGGCGCTGTTGAATATCTTTCGTCGGGTCAAGCCTCAGATCGCTGATATCGCCCTGCAGGATTCCTCTGTTTTGTGA
- a CDS encoding AbrB family transcriptional regulator encodes MSPSVFPAFGLGYNRGQVEARGRKNIMDLTGFPGGQAAAFCITYAVGYAGYRIFKFLRVPNPGLLGSMMLTGVLSATGYYPVFPVDVVSFVAKTSTGIMLGRQIDRQTMRKIRSMLRPVLVQLVGMLAISFLCGWTLYATCRSHGISLSTAMISGTAGGIAEMMIFGLSVNADVGVVAFVQIFRIVLFLALLPWIAIIAAKLGVPRSPALDSKIVAERPETSLKVRKFSGRDWGLLLLCAFAGAGAANGLGVPAGAMLGGMIACGLLALKLDKKYTCAVRVRTLTQIGLGLALGHQIDARILDQLRILLLPTLLVTLVMLTGSVLLAILLYRTSHTGDLLTCLLCTAPAGLSQIAIYSEEVGADSLTAALFHSVRMFGIILFYPWIIMPLLS; translated from the coding sequence ATTTCACCCTCTGTATTTCCGGCCTTTGGCCTGGGGTATAATCGAGGTCAGGTCGAAGCGAGGGGGCGCAAAAACATCATGGATTTGACCGGTTTTCCGGGCGGCCAGGCGGCGGCGTTCTGTATCACCTATGCCGTGGGGTACGCGGGTTATCGCATTTTTAAATTTCTGCGGGTTCCCAATCCCGGTCTTCTGGGGTCGATGATGCTCACGGGAGTTCTCAGCGCCACGGGATATTATCCTGTTTTTCCGGTGGACGTGGTCTCCTTCGTGGCGAAAACCTCCACGGGAATCATGCTGGGACGGCAGATCGACCGTCAGACCATGCGAAAAATAAGGAGTATGCTGCGCCCTGTTCTCGTTCAGCTCGTGGGAATGCTGGCGATTTCCTTCCTCTGCGGCTGGACGCTGTACGCCACCTGCCGGTCTCATGGAATCTCCCTGTCCACCGCCATGATCAGCGGAACGGCGGGAGGAATTGCGGAGATGATGATCTTCGGGCTGTCCGTGAACGCGGACGTGGGGGTGGTGGCCTTCGTCCAGATCTTCCGGATCGTCCTTTTTCTGGCCCTGCTTCCCTGGATTGCGATTATCGCGGCCAAACTGGGCGTTCCCCGAAGCCCCGCCCTCGATTCGAAAATCGTCGCCGAAAGGCCGGAGACCTCTCTGAAGGTCCGGAAATTCTCCGGCAGGGACTGGGGGCTGCTTCTCCTCTGCGCCTTTGCGGGGGCGGGGGCCGCAAACGGGCTGGGCGTTCCCGCGGGAGCCATGCTGGGCGGGATGATCGCCTGCGGCCTGCTGGCGCTGAAGCTGGATAAAAAATACACCTGCGCCGTCCGGGTGAGAACCCTTACGCAAATCGGCCTGGGGCTGGCCCTGGGACACCAAATAGACGCCCGCATTCTGGATCAGCTGCGGATACTTCTGCTGCCCACTCTGCTGGTGACCCTGGTGATGCTGACGGGCTCCGTTCTGCTGGCCATCCTGCTCTACAGAACGTCGCACACGGGAGATCTTCTCACCTGTCTGCTCTGCACGGCGCCGGCGGGGCTCTCCCAGATCGCGATCTACTCCGAGGAGGTGGGGGCCGACTCCCTCACCGCCGCCCTGTTCCATTCGGTGCGCATGTTCGGAATCATCCTGTTTTATCCCTGGATCATCATGCCCCTTCTGTCCTGA
- a CDS encoding YgeY family selenium metabolism-linked hydrolase has protein sequence MAADSFGSELVGLVPFAQSLVRLQSFSGKERDVAEAVHTKMVELGYDEVFFDRTGNVVGRIGSGPKKVLFDSHMDTVEVSDAEKWQVPPFSGLIVDGRLYGRGSVDMKSALAASVYAGGFAKRSGLSAEKTVYVVGSVCEEYCDGESLRNLFMERHLKPDFVVICEPSDNRIALGHKGKAQVRIHTHGLSAHGAAPEKGINAVYEMAEIIQRVEKLNQHLSRAGEKTPHGHGTVVLSNISCVSASLNAVPSECSIYLDRRMIPGETEEDVKKEMDGLIAGEKASWELGTLEYATWTGTELYYEPLHTAWKIDPDHELTRACNRAYDRVFGKAGEKEPDRYDFWDFSTNAVTPVRLGIPTIGFGPGDYRLAHMRDENCRADQIEAACRFYTALIEEI, from the coding sequence GTGGCGGCAGATTCATTCGGAAGCGAGCTGGTCGGTCTGGTTCCTTTTGCGCAGTCTCTGGTGAGGCTGCAGAGTTTTTCCGGAAAAGAGAGAGACGTGGCCGAGGCCGTGCATACAAAGATGGTCGAACTCGGCTACGACGAGGTTTTCTTCGACCGCACGGGAAACGTGGTCGGGCGAATCGGCAGCGGCCCCAAAAAGGTGCTTTTCGACTCTCACATGGACACGGTGGAGGTCAGCGACGCCGAAAAATGGCAGGTTCCTCCCTTCAGCGGGCTCATCGTGGACGGGCGGCTTTACGGGCGGGGCTCGGTGGATATGAAGTCGGCGCTGGCCGCCTCGGTTTACGCGGGAGGCTTCGCGAAGCGATCGGGCCTTTCCGCCGAAAAAACCGTTTACGTGGTGGGGTCGGTCTGCGAGGAATACTGCGACGGGGAAAGCCTTCGAAACCTGTTCATGGAGCGTCATCTGAAGCCGGATTTCGTTGTGATCTGCGAGCCATCCGACAACCGAATAGCCCTGGGACACAAGGGCAAGGCGCAGGTCCGCATCCACACTCACGGCCTTTCCGCCCACGGAGCGGCTCCGGAGAAGGGAATCAACGCGGTGTACGAAATGGCCGAAATCATCCAGCGCGTCGAAAAACTCAATCAGCACCTTTCCCGGGCCGGAGAGAAAACCCCCCACGGGCACGGAACGGTGGTGCTGTCCAATATTTCCTGCGTGAGCGCGTCGCTGAACGCGGTTCCCTCGGAGTGCTCCATTTACCTCGACCGGCGCATGATCCCCGGAGAGACGGAAGAAGACGTCAAAAAGGAAATGGACGGGCTGATCGCCGGAGAGAAAGCCTCCTGGGAGCTGGGAACTCTGGAGTACGCCACCTGGACCGGAACCGAGCTGTACTATGAGCCCCTGCACACGGCCTGGAAAATCGACCCGGATCACGAGCTGACCCGGGCCTGCAACAGAGCTTACGACCGCGTTTTCGGCAAAGCGGGGGAAAAAGAACCCGACCGGTACGACTTCTGGGATTTCAGCACCAACGCCGTGACCCCCGTGCGCCTCGGCATCCCCACGATCGGCTTCGGACCGGGCGATTACCGGCTGGCCCACATGCGGGACGAAAACTGCAGGGCAGACCAAATCGAGGCCGCCTGCCGCTTTTACACCGCCCTGATCGAAGAGATCTGA